The Manihot esculenta cultivar AM560-2 chromosome 8, M.esculenta_v8, whole genome shotgun sequence genomic interval TGACGAGATAAAATATCTACATATAATACAATTGAATCTACTGGCCTGATTGTCGATATGTAGTcaaacatcatgtccacatcttcGTCATCACTTAGTTGTGCTAATCCATATTTAATGATACCATTATCCAACATCGGTTGTCTAAAAATAATCCTTGTTATCATATTTTCATGCATTGACAATTTCATGGCACGAACAATTTTAATCACTAATTCTTCATAATTCAATTTCTTTTCGATACTAAACATTCTAGACTGTCCACCAACATAATCATATCCAATATCAATATTAACTATGTGTCCATCCCAGTACACAGTACCATAACGCGAAGTAATCATTTTTCTTCCTAATTCACCTAGTAGACAATAATAGTAgaataaattatgaataaataaaaaagaagctAAATACATATATATCATAACACCATCCATATTtgctatataaaaaaatcactcatttcctaatattttctcaaaataaaaaatttacaaccaacatttacaattataaatttttgccACTTTAATACTAccttaatccctacaattttagTCACAACAACCTctgtatattaaattaatttttaaaatactaaaatttcatatttattataaataatataaatttatttccccacaaaatattactttaaaattttaaatcaaatatatataactaaataattttttatccatttcctaatattttctatacacagaaaattcacaacaaaatttatatttataaaattttcatattttaatccctatattttttttgtccaaaaccctatatatattaaatttcttaaataactatattttcagattaattatgaatattataaatttatttcaccactttttattttattaattttttaaataaaataaatctaactaaataatttttttttaattttctaatatttttcctacacaaaaaaTTTACAGCAacatttacatttataaattttttcatacttTAATACTACCTTAATTTCTACAATTTTGCTCACAACAACTtatgtaaattaaatttttaaaaaaattaaattttcatatttattataaataatataaatttatttccccaCAAACCACCCTATTTTTTTAcacatttcttttttatttatcacattACTATAAATCagataatttttttctcatttcttatattacttttaataattttaaataaatacaactatacatttttttactattaattacatacaaaatataattttttcaacaatataaatatcttactaattaattaaataaataaaatatatcatatttttataaataatatttaattacttaCTTGTATGAAAATCAATCACAAATCTCACGCGTCCACGAAGACTGTATCCGAATAGAAAAAACTACAAAATACAACATTtacatttattaataaatttttatttatctaaatttcataaaaaaaattaatataacatGTACCTTTTGTTGAAAATTTGGTGAGATGGATTGTGCATTGAGAAAATGGAGCAGGAAGAAAATGGGGAGCAGGGAAGAAGATGGGGAGCGGGAAGAAGATGGGGTTTTATAGTGGGTTGGGTTGGATATACTCTCTCCTCTACCGCAAAAGTGCGGTAGAGGACTTTCTCTACCAGGTGCAGGAATCTCTGCACCTGGCAGAGATAAAGTGCGGTAGAAGGCAGGAGGCGTGCCTGCCTCCTGCTGACGGGAGACGGGTCTTGTCTCTGCCCTCTCTGCCAGGTGCAGGGATTTCTGCACTTAGCAGAGCTCTATCGCACTTTTGAAGTGCggtagattttaaaaaaaaattattaaaaattctaccGCCCTTCAAAAGCgcggtagaattttttttatttgaaaaaaattataatttaagttCAATAGCTCTCTACCGCATTTTATAAGTGCGGTAAAGCCTACCACACTTATAAAATGCGGTAGAGGCCTAATTCACCCTGATTCAGGAAAATTTTTTTCGCAAACCAaggtttaataaatattttttttaactttattttacaAAAAGCCCTGTAATTGATTAAACTAACAAGAAATAGAATTTGAAGTGGTGGGTGTTCACGGCAACTATTATGATGTTTAAGTTAATATACTGGAAAATAGAgcgaatataataaattaattagaaccTTAGTGTAAGGGAATAACATACTTTTGTTTATACGatctttcttcttttatatttGATACTACATAATAATCGCttaaaataagttatgagcTATTACTATAAGACAGTTCCACATAACAAGAATTTGATAAGTAACTAATGCGGTGCCACCCGAAAAAAAAAGACCTAAACATCTTAAACATTCGATTGTAATTGGATTACTGTTCATGCgcgttaaattattatatagaaaGATAGATGGCGAAGATTGATTGAAGTATCACCATTAAATGGACAACTTTATTATCATTCAAAATACCTTGAATGGTACAAGAAAGTATCTCGTCGATATGATATTATCGTATCCTGGTGCAACTATTggcataatgataatattttattattaatatattttcatatgttttatattcatttaataTATAAGTGTTTAATTATATAATGCAAACAGGAGTACAATATCGAGAATATTCATCCAATAAATCAACAGTTTCCTAATCTGGATACAAATCTTATGAAAAAACAGACAACAGCTATGTTCTATACCATGGAGGAAGAAAAATGAATTACTGAGATACCTTCACTATAGCCTGCTTCTCGGGCACAACCTATGCCAGATGACTCTGATAAGCTTGTTTACCCGCCGATGAAACCTACGCGTAGACTTAGCTCACGCTAAGAAGCCGATGTTGATACATATTACTCTCCCAATAAATGTTACAATTTCAGCACTCATTTCATTCCATACTCATCTACCATTTGATGAGATTGGACAATTATCAACAGGACCTAAGTGTTCCACAAGATAATAGAACACAATATATTAGCTGGACACTTGGTAATTTTATGTCACCACCTCATATAACCATGATGTAGTGGTCCTCCAGCAGGTTGGGACATACCAGCTCCGTTAATGTATTCTTTGCTAGACATTCTATGGATATTTTTTCATCCAGTCCAGGAgagcaataatttttttaacatttatatAGCACACGTCGGGACAACAGTACTCTAATATTGTATCTAATCGTGATTTATTTAGTTCATAAGATGATATCTTTTTACCATCACAATATATTGCAGTACAATATTTGAAGTCGGTGGCCCCTGATCTTAACATTTATATGACTTCAACTAATATTGATCCTCCCCTACTGAAGGTGACGGTACAAGTGGTGACTCCCGACCATATAGAACTCGACGTCCACATGAAAGAATAGAGCGTACATGTGGCACAAGAGAACATTTGCATTATTTTTAGCAATATTTTATAACTTTACCATTCGTAAATGTATCATGAAGTGGTGACCATCGATTATATAGAACTCAACATCCAcataaaagaaagaaggaagcgttCATATAATACAAAACGGCATTTGTATCATCCTTAGCAATATTTCTTAACTTTACAATTTGTAAatgcattattttatttttattactttacaCGAATCAAAGTTTTTATATTCCTTTTATCCTTCTTCTGCATTTTATACTTTTTATGATTGATAAATacttacattattttatttttttaattttattttataaattaattttaatattttaattttacattattaaaatattttttaaaaatataattttaaataataatataattactaTATATTTAACATTAAGTTATACTGTGAAGCAGataaatttagaattaaaataaaataattattattcaaataatagAATATTTAGGTCTAATTATATCCtaactttaaaatcttggacAATAAAActaattcttttatatttatcttaattttaattatttgctaaaattaattttaattaaaaaatttatagtcACTTAGAATTATTACTCAAAAAATCtattagataatattaaatGTATATGTTTTTGTAAAGTCGTCCCTTAAggacttttataaaaatttagatatgttaactatgtttaaattatttaagatattcaatatttttattttgtttatctATATAACAATTATACttgtaatatatataatttattgatttatttaataaaaagctaaatttcatataaataatattaaataaaataaaatcttatatattttacactatcattttttttacattttaaatttttattaaactacatacataaaaatgagaattagaaaaaaataataaaaataataaaaaaaatattattagtcaaataaaactttagaaactatattataattttttaataacttttcatattcaatttatttaaatcgagataaaatgaaaaattttagttttattattcaaatttaaagtttgaaatataaatataaattaacataaatattttttttattcaatattcctTTTAAAGAATAATTCAAATCGCATgagtattaaaaatttaattaaaattaagatatatgcaaaagaattaatttttattatttaagattttaagatttggatataaatataaattaacataaatatattattttattttatctaataaacCTTATAAGGAATGATGCAAATGGCATGACacgtaaattaaaaaatttcttcaTCAAAATTGATTAAGatatttgattaaaattgaaataaatgtaGTAAATGCAAAGGATTGACGttattatctaatattttaatatttaaatataaatgtaaaaagtgataaataatttatttttcttttttcaatagatttaatatttatattttttaaaataaattaaataattttaaaacacataaaatattataatttaatttaaaaaataaaaattatttgaaaattttattaatttttaccgcaacaattaaaaaaaatatttatcacactttaaattaaaaaaaaaataccacgTACTTTGCCGCACTTTAGTTTCAATTCTGTCTTGTTTGAAAAATACGTTTTTCAATTagagtttaaaaaatattatatttttttcaaggtAAAAagttgttttttttaattaattttatttacatattatttaaataattaatctcaaatgtaaacaaaaaaatagatatttacttatttctgagatttaaaaaaaaaaagaatagatCTTATTTTTGCCAAGTGGGAATTAGCCATCCCTATAAATCTATAATACAAagtacaaattaaaataatgaataaaattgaCTTGGAGGATGCACTTCACTTGCCTAAATCTGTCAAGTAGTTGGAGAGCTTCACATGGCTTGTAgggtctttcttctttttcttgaaATGCTTTGAGGCAGCTTTCAGCAGCTTACCCCATCCCTATTCAATTCAACAAAAACCCATTTAAGCCAAACAGCCAtaaaacttcttttttttttttttttttttttcttaagaaaagaaaaaaacattattaaatattGGGTTTTGAATAAttgtcaaaaaattaatttaaatatatataaaatcaataatttttcattttaaaaatctgGTAAAAGAACCAAAACAGAGAGACTGATGAACTACAAGACGAAGTTTAGTTAGAGTTGAATCTTTACCTTGGCAGTGAACAGGCCACAAGCTCCCTTAATGGGAGTTGGGGAGAAATCAGATGCCTTAACTCtattcatcatcatcttcttcttcttcttcatcttcatcgTCAGATTCTTCTTGATGCTGGACGTGACTTTCTTAGACCCACTTGTGTTGATCTTATTGTTATCTGATTGAAACCCAATTCCAAAAGTGAGCTTTCTCGGCGTAACCAAATCAAAATCCATGGGATTGTGAATTCGAGGCACCAAAGGAGACCATATTGAGCTCTGCGTGTAGTCAAAGTCGTAGGCAGAGTTGTCTGGGAACTTGAAGAGAAGCTCTTTCGACATTAATGGCTGCAAATACTCTATCACTTTACAGTTACTAATAATAagcctcttctcttcttcttcctcctcttcttcttcttgccttctcatTTTCGTATTTAGCATTGCAACTTTGAACTGTTTTTCGACCGTTGCCTTGTTggtttctttccttctttctctctttctagGTCCGAAAGCGATtactaattgataaaaaaagtgACCGTTGCAAGAAGAAAACAAATTCACGGGTCTTGTGTTAAATGACCATTTTGTCCCCTACGTTTTTATCATCTGTTTAATTTACGCCCTCGGTGTCGGTTAGGAATTTTCACTGCCCTTCTAAGGAAGCGTGCACGCACGCGTGAAATTTTCCTTCCAAGGAAACACGCGcacatatataatattttggagaaattcatatatattaatatttttatagattaaatattttaattttaattataatttaataaatatttaaatttaaaaaatattatttttaaatatttaaactttaaaatatttatatattaattacttaaactttaaaaaaatcttttaaacataattttaaaattataaattttaaaaattactttaaaatataattttaaaactataaattaaaaaataaatttaaaaaattacttttaaatataattttcaaattaaaaatttaataaaattatatttaaaaatcatatttttgttaaaaaaatgttagaataattttaaaactataaatataactataaatacaattttaaaactatagatttgataaaattatattaaaaaataatatttttttaaaaaaattaaatatttattaaattataattaaaattaaaatgtctaataaataaaagcgttaaattataaatgtgcaaatatgtatttaatataatattttttatactacTCAAAAATTTATACCGACATATTTTGAAATAtcatttttttgttattttaatatttttattatattacaaatttaaataccattttaaattaaatttataagataaagggtaaattttttttaaagtttaatttatttttataaatcaaataattttactttatcTTAAATGAAGTAATTCTTGTAAAAAAGAGTAAGTAATTGGTCATAGAAACAAATGCAATATAATAAAATTGGTATATATAAAAGTTCtgcttaataaaaataatttccaaaagcaagaattaaaaaaataattgaaaatatgaATTTCTGTCCACTCATAATCTTTTTGAGTCACTAAACCTAATTTTGAGTCATCCTACTTAATCGATACAGTCTTATttggggtgagcattcggttgttcggtttaaaattgaaccgaatcaaaataaaccgaaaactgaaattttagtatttataaaaattaaatcgaatcgattttggtcagaaaccgaatcgaaccgaaccagtttgattcggttcaattcgattcagtttaatcggttttgatttttaataattttttaatttttttacactttatttttaatatttaaaatttaattaaaatattttaatcttaatatgatttaatttctcaatattattaaaaaaacatattattatcattaatcggtccgatttgatttttttagtttttttatgatcaaaatcgaatcgaactaaaccaaaataattaaaatttctgaaattaaaaatcaaaccgaaccgaaccgaaatatataaaaatcaaaccaaatttttaaatcaatttgatttaatcaattttttcagtttgaatcgaatactgctcaccctac includes:
- the LOC110621640 gene encoding uncharacterized protein LOC110621640; this translates as MLNTKMRRQEEEEEEEEEKRLIISNCKVIEYLQPLMSKELLFKFPDNSAYDFDYTQSSIWSPLVPRIHNPMDFDLVTPRKLTFGIGFQSDNNKINTSGSKKVTSSIKKNLTMKMKKKKKMMMNRVKASDFSPTPIKGACGLFTAKGWGKLLKAASKHFKKKKKDPTSHVKLSNYLTDLGK